The sequence GATCGATTTCTCCGGCCGGGTCGAGAAGTTGACGTTGATCTCCTCGAACCCGAACGTCCGGTAGACCGAGAAGTACATTTCGATGAGCGCCCGGACCTCGGCGCCGATCTGCTCCTCGGTGCAGAAGATGTGGCCGTCGTCCTGCGCGAACGAGCGCACCCGGGTCAGCCCCGAGGTCACGCCGCTGCGTTCGTAACGATGCAGGCGTCCGAAGTCGGCGTAGCGGATGGGCAGGTCCCGATACGAACGCTTGCGTGTGCCGAAGATCATGCAGTGCGTCGGACAGTTCATCGGCTTGACGGCGAACTGGCGCTCGTCGACCTCGGTGAAGAACATGTTCTCGCGATAGTTCGCGTAGTGCCCGGAGGTCTTCCAGAGCTCGACGTCGAGGATCTGCGGCGTCACCACCTCGCCATAGCCACGCGTCGCGTAGAGCTCTCGCACGTAGTCGATGAGGCCGTTGTAGACGGTGGCGCCCTTGGGATGGAAGAACGGCGAGGCCGGAGCGAGCGGCGAGAAGCTGAAGAGGTCGAGCTCGACGCCGAGCCGCCGGTGGTCGCGGGCGCGCGCCTCTTCGAACGACTTCTCGTACGCCTCGAGCTCCTTCTTCGAGGTGAACGCGGTGCCGTAGATGCGCTGCAGCTTCTCGTTCGCCTCGTCGCCCTTGAAGTAGACGCCGGAGGATTCGAGGAGCTTCACTGCGCCGATCTGCCCGGCGCGCTGCAGATGCGGTCCGCGGCAGAGGTCGAGGAAGCGGCCGTGGCGATAGAGCGTGATGGTGTCGCCCGCGGGAATGTCCTCGAGGCGCAGGAGCTTCAACTCGTTGCCGCGCTCGCGGAAGATCTCGAACGCCTCTTCGCGCGACACCTCGACGCGCTCGAACGGTGCATCCTCGGCGACGATCTCGCGCATCTTCGCTTCGATCGCTGCGATGTCGTCGGGGGTGAAGGCGCGCTCGAAGCGGAAGTCGTACTGGAACTTCTCGCTGTGATCCTTGCGGCCGGCGTCGTAGAGCGCCTCGGGCCAGAGCCGGGTCACGGCGTCGGCCAGGACGTGCTCGGCCGAATGGCGCACGAACTCGCCGGCCTCGGGACTCCGGGTGGTGAAGAGCTTGAACGGGCCACCTTCGCGGAGCGGTTCGCGCAGGTCGATGCGGCGGCCGGCGAGCTCCGCGCCGACGGCATCCTGCGCGAGCCGGGGTCCGATGGTCAGGGCGACATCGAGCGCGGTCGAGCCGGCGGGCACCGTGCGCTCGGAGCCGTCGGGGAGAGTCAGTACGATGGACATGGAATCCTGTGTCGGCTACCGGCTGCGATACCTGGGGGAAATCGAGGACCTGTGGTAGGCGCTCCCGGACTCGAACCGGGGACCTCTACCGTGTGAAGGTAGCGCTCTAACCAGCTGAGCTAAGCGCCCGCAAATTTCTACTGCTCGCCGGAACCCTCCGGCCCATCGAGACCACTGCCTTCAGCTGCGGGGGAGAAATTTGGTAGGCCCGAGTGGGCTCGAACCACCGACCTCAACGATGTCAACGTTGCGCTCTAACCAACTGAGCTACGGGCCTCCAGCACTCCCACCGCTATGCAACTCCTGCAGCTCTGACCAAGCCGCTGCAGCCCAGAAACTTAGCAAGCGGCGCGCGGGGCTGTCAACCGGCGGCCGGTAGCGACGCATGCCGATCTCTCCCGAGTGCGCCGGCGATCGGCGGCGTTGGCGTGGAATCCCCGGTGCTCGGTCGGGACCCCAGTCGATCAGATTTTCTTTCTGGAGGGTGGGGCCCCCCGCCACTTCGCGCCGGGGATTCCACGCCAACGCCACCGCCCGCCTGTCGTAGTGCGCGAGGCCTCTCCCCCACCCGCCACCAGCGAGAGGCTGGCGCCAGGGAGCTCGAAAGGATCCCGGCGCGCAGTGGCGGGGGGCCCCGCCGACAGGCGGAAAATCCGATACCCGGGGTCCCGACCGAGCACCGGGATCCTTTCGAGATCCCTGGCGACGGCCGGCGAACTGGCGAACTGGCGAACTGGCGACAGACTCTACGAAACCGCGACGGCGCGCTCGAGCGCGGCGAAGTGCTCCAAGTGCTGTTCGACGACGCGCTCGAGGGTCGATTTCTCGCCGGCGGCGCGCAGCAGGTCGAGGGCCTTTTTCCACTGCGAGCCACCGCAGGCCTCGCGGGCGCGCTGGAGGGTCGCCTCGATCGCGGTGCGGTCCGCGGTGCAATAGAACGGGTAGTCCTCGCCCAGGAGCTCCACCGCCGCGGCGTCGCGCATGGTCACCAAAACCGCGCCGCAGGCGGCGGCGTTCGCCACCTCGCCGCCCGGCTCGTAGAGCTCGGCCGGACCGGGGACCCGCAGCGAAAGGTGGCAGTTGAACTGTCCGGCGTGGCGCAGCGGATGACTGTCGATGAACGCCACGCCGCGGAGCTTGCCGAAGTGGGCACCAGCAGCGGCCGCCCCGAAACAGGCGACGCGGAACTCGCCCGCCGCGACGCTGTGCGGCACGAGCCCCGGCTCCGGCTCGTCGTAGATCACCCGGCTCGTCCAGCGCGGCCGGTCGAGATCCTTCTGCTGGCGCTGATTGCGAAAGATGGCGCCGTCGACGAGGCGCGCGGCACCGGGAAACCGTGGAGCAGCGGGGAGCCCGCGCACGTCCACCAGCGTCCGGTTGCCGGCCAGCCGGGCGCGCAGGAGAGGACCGGCTCCGACGCTGCCGGCGAAGACAACAATCCCGTTCCGCGCGCCCCGCAACTCGCTCGCCGGCAGGACGCGCGCCGTCCGCCCGCGGCCGGAGAGGGCTTCCGCGAGCGCCGCGAGCCGGGGCGGCGCCTCTCCCGCGGCGCCGTCGTAGACGAAGGCCACCGGGCGCAACGGTCCCTGCGTCTGCGGCGCCGGCGCTGGCATGGCAGGTACCCGAGTCACCAGGACCGGTGCGGCCAGCGG is a genomic window of Thermoanaerobaculia bacterium containing:
- the thrS gene encoding threonine--tRNA ligase encodes the protein MSIVLTLPDGSERTVPAGSTALDVALTIGPRLAQDAVGAELAGRRIDLREPLREGGPFKLFTTRSPEAGEFVRHSAEHVLADAVTRLWPEALYDAGRKDHSEKFQYDFRFERAFTPDDIAAIEAKMREIVAEDAPFERVEVSREEAFEIFRERGNELKLLRLEDIPAGDTITLYRHGRFLDLCRGPHLQRAGQIGAVKLLESSGVYFKGDEANEKLQRIYGTAFTSKKELEAYEKSFEEARARDHRRLGVELDLFSFSPLAPASPFFHPKGATVYNGLIDYVRELYATRGYGEVVTPQILDVELWKTSGHYANYRENMFFTEVDERQFAVKPMNCPTHCMIFGTRKRSYRDLPIRYADFGRLHRYERSGVTSGLTRVRSFAQDDGHIFCTEEQIGAEVRALIEMYFSVYRTFGFEEINVNFSTRPEKSIGSDELWEQAEAALKGALEANLGPDGYVVNAGDGAFYGPKIDFQLKDALGRWWQLGTIQLDYQLPRAFDLEYVAADGTFPRPVMIHRAMLGSLERFLGILIEHTAGAFPLWLAPVQVKVLPVSEKTLEYSRGVAAELLAAGLRVELDESNEKLGYKVRLGQLEKVPYMLVVGAKEAEQGSVAVRLRSGEDLGAIPVAELVSRLVAQSTRREAALPGAS